A window of Halogeometricum sp. S1BR25-6 genomic DNA:
CCGGTGACGATGACCGTCTCGTCGCTAAAGTCGAAACTGGCGCGTCCCATGGATTCGTGTGCGCTCGTTTTCGTGTTAAGTCTACTCGCCGATCGTTCGAATCGAGAGATTTCACCGAGAAGTGTGCTGTTGTCAGCGATAACCCGAAAGCCCCCGTGGCCCCTTTCAAACCCGCCCAGGGGTGGTTTCTCGGTGGTCGCCACGCGTCCGAGCGCGGTTGTCGTCGCCCGACCGGGCGAGGCCGTCGTCCGCATGCGGTTCCGCGCTATTCCCCCTCGCGGATGTCCTTCGGGCGAATCACGCCGGATTCGCCGACTTCGATGCGGTCGCCGACGCGGATTATCTCCAAGGTGCGCGGGTACTCGTAGGAGGCGAGATGTTCGTGCAGCGACTTCGGGTCGTGGCCGACGCCGCGCCAGAGGTCCCAGTGGGTGGGGAGGAGTCTATCGAGTTCGAGTTGGTTCGCCGCCTCGGCCATCTGCTCGCCGTCGTTGTACCACTCCGTCGGATAGGTCGCCGCGGGGTCGTCCTCGGTGTGGTGGATGTTGCCGACGGTACCGTAGGCGAACACGCCCGCGTCGATGTCGAACTCCTGGGAAATATCCTCAAAGACGTCCGCGGGCCGGGAGTCGCCGGCGGCGAAGAACGTCTCGTCCCCCGACTCGACCACCATCGTCACCGGTTCCTCGGCGTCGGGGTCGTTCGCGCCTCGAACGTGAACGTCAATGTCGCCGAACGCGAGGTCGTCGCCGGGTTCGATGACGTTCTTTCGCTCCTCGGGGACGCGCAGGTCTC
This region includes:
- a CDS encoding MBL fold metallo-hydrolase; translation: MVHSMWGDWFVNDEIEAVDPEGLSAWYLGGNGFVFRTQETTLYLDPYFGDGSPPRTIRMVPVPVDPEAAEMCDAVLVTHEHIDHMHPPSYAPLVENLAADVYAPEASYENPAYEGDLRVPEERKNVIEPGDDLAFGDIDVHVRGANDPDAEEPVTMVVESGDETFFAAGDSRPADVFEDISQEFDIDAGVFAYGTVGNIHHTEDDPAATYPTEWYNDGEQMAEAANQLELDRLLPTHWDLWRGVGHDPKSLHEHLASYEYPRTLEIIRVGDRIEVGESGVIRPKDIREGE